A single genomic interval of Pyruvatibacter sp. HU-CL02332 harbors:
- a CDS encoding LysR family transcriptional regulator translates to MNWPAIAFDWNQIRAFLATAEEGSLSAAARVLGQTQPTLSRQVTGLEEALGVVLFERGPRVMRLTQAGHEVLAHVRAMGDAALKVSLAASGQSQHVEGKVSITATELFARYHLAPIISELQEIAPRLLVEVIVSNDVRDLTRREADISIRHARPEQADLIGRLVNETTAHLYASKAYLDRVGRPRSMDDMADLDLISFDEAENIVPFLQGLGMPVTRNNMRASTSSGSLLVELARAGVGATFLTHDAGDRYADLEKVLPSMEPVPVPVWLVTHRELRTSRRIRIVFDLLAERLSGDLVSPGN, encoded by the coding sequence ATGAATTGGCCTGCAATCGCTTTTGACTGGAACCAAATCCGCGCTTTTCTGGCGACGGCTGAAGAAGGCTCGCTGTCGGCGGCCGCCCGCGTCCTTGGGCAGACGCAACCGACCCTCAGCCGGCAGGTCACGGGCCTGGAAGAAGCGCTTGGGGTGGTTCTGTTCGAGCGCGGTCCGCGCGTCATGCGGCTGACCCAGGCTGGCCATGAGGTGCTGGCCCATGTGCGGGCGATGGGTGACGCGGCATTGAAGGTATCGCTTGCGGCATCCGGCCAGTCCCAGCATGTGGAGGGCAAGGTCAGCATCACGGCCACCGAGCTTTTTGCCCGCTACCATCTGGCACCTATCATCTCCGAGCTTCAGGAGATTGCACCCCGGCTTCTTGTCGAGGTCATCGTCTCCAATGACGTGCGCGATCTCACCCGGCGTGAAGCAGACATATCCATCCGGCACGCACGGCCTGAGCAGGCTGACCTTATCGGCCGCTTGGTGAATGAGACGACGGCGCATCTGTATGCGTCCAAAGCCTATCTCGACCGGGTAGGGCGACCGCGGTCCATGGACGATATGGCCGATCTTGACCTGATCAGCTTTGATGAAGCGGAAAACATCGTTCCGTTTTTGCAGGGACTGGGCATGCCGGTGACGCGGAACAACATGCGCGCCAGTACGTCCAGTGGCAGTCTGCTTGTGGAACTTGCGCGTGCCGGTGTCGGGGCCACCTTCCTGACTCATGATGCGGGAGATAGATATGCCGACCTTGAAAAGGTACTGCCATCCATGGAGCCCGTCCCGGTGCCCGTATGGCTTGTAACCCACAGGGAGTTGCGCACAAGCCGCCGTATTCGGATTGTTTTTGACCTGCTGGCGGAACGGCTTTCCGGCGATCTTGTGTCGCCCGGCAACTGA
- a CDS encoding methyltransferase domain-containing protein produces the protein MAHESKFWDNIADKYFASPIGNPEAYEEKLRLTQEQLRPDMKVMEFGCGTGGTALRHAPHVAQIDAFDIAEAMLVIARRQADEQNVRNVTFQRADIAEMDVADDTYDAVLGNSILHLIEDPAATAKNVYRWLKPGGIFVSSTVCLGDGMNWLKLILPLGRAIGKVPYVQFLKGNGLVGFMTDAGFKVETHWQPGDGRTVFLICRKPG, from the coding sequence ATGGCGCATGAAAGCAAGTTCTGGGACAACATAGCGGACAAGTACTTTGCCTCTCCCATCGGCAATCCGGAGGCCTATGAGGAAAAACTTCGCCTCACCCAGGAGCAGTTACGACCGGACATGAAAGTGATGGAGTTTGGCTGCGGGACCGGCGGCACCGCGTTGCGACATGCACCACACGTCGCCCAGATTGACGCCTTCGATATCGCAGAGGCCATGCTGGTCATCGCCAGACGGCAGGCGGACGAGCAAAATGTCCGCAACGTCACCTTTCAGCGCGCTGACATCGCCGAGATGGATGTGGCGGATGACACCTATGACGCCGTCCTCGGCAACAGCATCCTGCACCTCATCGAAGACCCGGCAGCTACCGCGAAAAATGTGTACCGCTGGCTCAAGCCCGGCGGCATATTTGTCTCAAGCACCGTATGTTTGGGCGACGGCATGAACTGGCTGAAGCTCATCCTGCCCCTCGGCCGCGCCATCGGCAAGGTGCCCTATGTGCAGTTCCTCAAAGGCAACGGCCTGGTCGGCTTCATGACCGATGCTGGTTTCAAGGTCGAGACCCACTGGCAGCCCGGCGACGGCCGCACGGTGTTTCTCATCTGCCGCAAACCCGGGTAG